One stretch of Malus domestica chromosome 14, GDT2T_hap1 DNA includes these proteins:
- the LOC103431324 gene encoding reticulon-like protein B2, whose translation MAEHADEVKAAESLLDKVPDKIHGHDSSSALPPSEAVRDKGIGGGYSASLKSKVNRLFGREKPVHHVFGGGKAADIFLWRGKKVSAGVLIALTIIWVFFELLEYHLLTLVSHLLIIGIVMLFLWSNASTFINKSPPHIPQVQIPEKPVLQIASAITSEINRAFVIVREIASGKDLKQFLSAIAGLWVVSILGKYYNFLTLVYIAVVLLFTLPVFYEKYDDQVDAVAEKALTEMKKQYAVFDAKVLSKIPRGQTKAKKF comes from the exons ATGGCGGAGCATGCAGACGAAGTGAAGGCGGCGGAGTCTTTGTTGGACAAGGTACCGGACAAGATCCACGGTCACGATTCGTCGTCGGCGTTACCGCCGTCGGAGGCAGTGCGCGACAAGGGCATTGGCGGTGGCTATTCGGCATCGTTGAAGTCCAAGGTTAACAGGCTCTTTGGGAGGGAGAAGCCCGTGCACCACGTCTTCGGTGGCGGAAAAG CCGCTGATATTTTCCTTTGGAGGGGCAAGAAGGTGTCGGCAGGTGTTCTTATCGCCTTAACGATCATATGGGTTTTCTTTGAATTGCTTGAATACCATCTGCTGACTCTGGTCTCCCACTTGTTGATTATTGGGATTGTTATGTTGTTCTTGTGGTCCAACGCTTCAACCTTCATTAACAA GTCTCCACCCCACATTCCACAAGTTCAAATTCCTGAGAAGCCGGTTCTACAGATTGCGTCTGCAATTACATCAGAGATCAACCGTGCTTTTGTTATCGTGCGGGAGATTGCATCTGGGAAGGATCTGAAGCAGTTCCTCTCT GCGATTGCTGGCTTGTGGGTTGTGTCCATCTTGGGGAAGTACTACAACTTCTTGACCTTGGTCTACATAG CGGTTGTTTTGCTCTTCACACTTCCTGTGTTCTATGAGAAATACGATGACCAGGTGGATGCGGTTGCGGAGAAGGCACTGACTGAGATGAAGAAGCAGTATGCAGTATTTGACGCAAAGGTGCTAAGTAAAATTCCTAGGGGGCAGACGAAGGCCAAGAAGTTTTAG